Below is a genomic region from Bacillus mycoides.
ATTACACACGGAATGACACTATTTGCGTTACTATATTCTGTTTTCTTTGTAACAGTATTCGGTTTAGTCATGTGGTATATTGGTGTTCAAAAAATTGGTGCGTCACATACGATGGTATATATGTATATTACGCCGCTTGTAGCTGTTTTATTTGCAGCTGTATGGGCAAATGAATATGTATCGTTTCAACAAATAATTGGTGGAATCATCATTTTCTTCGGTCTATGGTTTGTGAAATCAGAGAAAGTAGAAGCTAATTCTATCGTGCAAGAACCTATATCAAAATAGGAAAACAGATCACCTATGATCTGCTTTCCTATTTTTTTATTTTTGGTAAAAATACGAGGAATAAAATGGCAGTAATAAGTGGGATTAAATTAAGAAAAGGAATGCGGAAGAGTGTAATAAGAATAATACCTGGAAGAAGAACACCGAGGACAGCATAGAAAATACTATGTTTTTTCGTGTACCAATACAAGGAAAGTCCAATAAGTGCAGGAACAATGAGATGAATGAGAGCCATTAAAAAATAAATCATTAGACGCCCCCTTTATTTATGTGCTTATTACATCATATCCGTATGTTCATAGATTGATATCAATTTTTTCATAATTGGACGAAAATGTTTTGAAAAACGTCACATTTATGAGGGATTCTATATTAGAAATCTTGTATAATATTATTTCCTAAAAGCATTTTAACAACATAAACATACCGTTTATGTTGTTTTTAATTTGAATGAAATAGATTTTAAGTAGTATGGACTCGAAAGAAATGAGTTATACAGCTTTTGTTGGATAAATAGAAAAAACATTGAAGGGGAGTACAGCATGATTAGTTTGTCATTAAAATCGTTTAAAGTTCAATCATATTATCTACTAGGTATTCTGTTATTAGGCTGGATGTTAACACCGTTTTCAGCACATTTTCTAGGTGCAGGAATTGGACTTATTGTAAGCATGTATTGTGTTTGGATTTTAGGAAGGCGTATCGAAAAGCTTGGAGATAGTATAGTAAAGAAGACGAAAGCGCCGACGCTTGGTATGTTTAATCGCTTTGCAGCTGCAATTTTGGGTGCTATTATCATGTACGAAATTGAGCATCATATGGTAATGTGGGCATTTGCAGTAGGTATTCTGGGTGGTTATTTCTTAATCGTTATTAATTTAGGGTATTATAGTATGAAGGATGAGGAAGAATTAACGAAGGGCTGAAAAAGATAAAAAGATGAAAAGCCTCTTTTTAGATGGAATAGAGGATCCAGCGGTGGATAGAAGCGGTCAGAGCCTTTTTTAGCCCCATGCGGTGTGAAACCAGAGCGAGGTAGTGAGCAGAAATATAATTTATATGTTCGAAGCCGTAATTTGTATATATGAAAATCTGGTTATTTAAATTGAAAATTGGCTTACTCTGGAATAAGGGATCCGGCGATGGATAGTACAACAGGAAGCGTAACTTTGTATAAAATATAGGTTTCCGCTTCCAATAAGTTAATATGAAATCACTTAGTAGTATGACTCTTAGGTTCTTTAAAAAAGTTGGATACAATACAACAAACTATTCCGGTAATTAGAATAATGTATTTTATCGTTTCACTTGTATGCTCAAATAAATTAACGTTAAGCATTACAAGTCCCCAAAACATTTGAATCGCTCCATAACTGAATAAAATTTTTCCTGTACGAGAAAAATTTTTCATGGGTCTCACCCTTTCCTTTATATGT
It encodes:
- a CDS encoding ATP synthase subunit I, with amino-acid sequence MISLSLKSFKVQSYYLLGILLLGWMLTPFSAHFLGAGIGLIVSMYCVWILGRRIEKLGDSIVKKTKAPTLGMFNRFAAAILGAIIMYEIEHHMVMWAFAVGILGGYFLIVINLGYYSMKDEEELTKG